One genomic window of Bradyrhizobium sp. CCGE-LA001 includes the following:
- a CDS encoding TetR/AcrR family transcriptional regulator has protein sequence MAVHTSSATDAAAPTTRDRILAEALDLFAQSGYGGASMRELARRVGIRESSLYNHFSGKAAILEAIVSEHGPASSASRLEEPRYKQLARQPAAFCRQFALDLVEQWSDPREHQFQKVITAERNRVPGIRAKFADHFYAREQSMMTDYFRGFALAGLISTPDPRETARLFAAGLIYIRLEHYVMGAAPSPRPKVIEAIDRYLAFFLSLIAAGNEADNKKRKPKGENRGKAAPD, from the coding sequence ATGGCTGTTCACACCTCCAGCGCCACGGACGCGGCTGCGCCCACGACCCGTGATCGCATCCTCGCCGAGGCGCTCGATCTGTTCGCGCAGAGCGGTTATGGCGGCGCCTCGATGCGCGAGCTGGCGCGCCGCGTCGGCATCCGCGAGAGCAGCCTCTATAATCACTTCTCCGGAAAGGCCGCGATCCTCGAAGCCATCGTGTCCGAGCATGGCCCGGCCAGCTCGGCGAGCCGGCTGGAGGAGCCGCGCTACAAGCAGCTCGCGCGCCAGCCCGCCGCGTTCTGCCGTCAGTTCGCGCTGGATCTCGTCGAGCAATGGTCCGATCCGCGCGAGCACCAGTTCCAGAAGGTCATCACTGCCGAGCGCAACCGCGTGCCCGGCATCCGCGCCAAATTCGCCGATCATTTCTACGCGCGCGAGCAGAGCATGATGACGGACTATTTTCGCGGTTTCGCGCTCGCCGGCCTGATCTCGACGCCCGATCCGCGCGAGACCGCGCGGCTGTTCGCCGCCGGCCTCATCTACATTCGGCTAGAGCATTACGTGATGGGCGCGGCGCCCTCGCCGCGGCCGAAGGTGATCGAGGCGATCGACCGCTATCTCGCCTTCTTCCTGTCGCTGATCGCGGCAGGCAACGAGGCCGACAACAAGAAACGAAAGCCCAAGGGAGAGAACCGTGGCAAGGCTGCCCCTGATTGA